The following proteins are co-located in the Chaetodon auriga isolate fChaAug3 chromosome 23, fChaAug3.hap1, whole genome shotgun sequence genome:
- the spp2 gene encoding secreted phosphoprotein 24, with product MRSYVLLLALLQTLGCSGIPVYNSELESMADRGLGAALAQANSVYAVSHLYRVTRGSVTRVVPMGLNTVDMLMTFGIKETECVKGSRNDPQTCAFKPGFFVPSLSCSSRVRMSSTSTQVVSLRCGHDGSSSSESSEEMFSRGRHQFNIPLVNRAPSAPPPPFQPGHSFRSQPAETRPRGDSFSNFLV from the exons ATGAGGTCCTACGTGCTTCTCTTGGCCCTGCTGCAGACCCTGGGATGTTCGG GAATCCCAGTGTACAACTCTGAGCTGGAGTCCATGGCTGACAGGGGTCTTGGGGCCGCTCTGGCACAGGCCAACTCTGTGTACGCCGTCAGCCATCTTTACCGGGTGACCCGAGGCTCTGTCACAAGG GTTGTTCCCATGGGCCTGAACACCGTTGACATGCTGATGACATTTGGCATTAAAGAGACGGAGTGTGTGAAGGGTTCCAGAAACGACCCCCAGACATGTGCCTTCAAGCCGGGCTTCTTTGTG CCATCCTTGTCCTGCTCCAGTCGGGTCCGGATGTCGTCCACCTCGACCCAGGTGGTTTCCCTCAGATGCGGCCATGACGGGAGCTCCAGCTCAGAGTCcagtgaggag ATGTTCTCAAGAGGGAGACACCAGTTCAACATCCCATTAGTAAACAGAG CtccttctgcacctcctccacccttCCAGCCTGGTCACTCCTTCCGCAGCCAGCCAGCAGAAACTCGGCCCAGAGGAGACTCTTTTAGCAACTTCCTGGTGTGA